The Humidesulfovibrio mexicanus genome window below encodes:
- the cas5c gene encoding type I-C CRISPR-associated protein Cas5c: MSYGIRLRVWGDYACFTRPEMKVERVSYDVMTPSAARGVLEAIYWKPAIRWVVERIRVLRPIRFDTIRRNELAGKLPLGNVRLAMKDGRAAVSTFIEEDRQQRAALVLRDVEYVIEARFDFAGDEDRNTAKHKDMFERRAAKGQCFHRPYLGCREFPAMFEPAPEPLPAPPASLLGERDLGWMLHDIDFGGGMTPRFFRPIMKDGVIEVPTPDWLEPPKAQAGPATGKGAA; this comes from the coding sequence GGCTGAGGGTCTGGGGCGATTACGCCTGCTTCACGCGGCCGGAGATGAAAGTGGAGCGCGTGAGTTACGACGTGATGACGCCCTCCGCCGCCAGGGGAGTCCTGGAGGCGATCTACTGGAAGCCAGCCATTCGCTGGGTGGTGGAGCGGATACGGGTGCTCCGGCCCATCCGCTTCGACACCATCCGTCGCAACGAGCTGGCGGGCAAGCTGCCCCTGGGCAATGTGCGGCTGGCCATGAAGGATGGGCGCGCCGCCGTGTCCACGTTCATCGAAGAGGACCGCCAGCAGCGCGCGGCGCTGGTGCTGCGCGATGTGGAGTACGTCATCGAGGCCCGCTTCGACTTTGCGGGCGACGAGGACCGCAACACCGCAAAGCACAAGGACATGTTCGAGCGCCGCGCGGCCAAGGGCCAGTGCTTCCACAGGCCCTATCTGGGTTGCCGGGAGTTCCCGGCCATGTTCGAACCCGCGCCGGAGCCCCTCCCCGCGCCCCCCGCGTCGCTTCTGGGCGAGCGCGACCTGGGCTGGATGTTGCACGACATCGACTTTGGGGGCGGCATGACCCCGCGCTTCTTCCGACCCATCATGAAGGACGGCGTCATCGAAGTTCCGACACCGGACTGGCTGGAGCCTCCCAAGGCCCAGGCCGGCCCGGCGACCGGAAAGGGGGCGGCATGA